The genomic segment CAACGCCCCGCCGAGCCCCTCAGAACCATGCCCAGCCCAGGAGTGCATTGCAGAGAATCGCAGAATCATTCAGGTCGGAAAAGACCGCTCAGATAACCCAGGATGGTCGTGGGActttctcctgcagccccttcctgcctgcccagctcagcGATGTCCCCCTGCTCTTGGGGATGGGTGTACGGGCGTTTCCAAAACGCTGCCCACGCCCTTCTGGGTGCCAGCGCTGCCGCACACGGTGGTGTGTGGCCTGGGTTCCTCCACGGCCTGCCCGCAGCGCTTCCTGCCCACGGCAGCTCCCCGTCCCGCCTGCCCCGCCGCAGGGTTTGGCCCCGGGAGCGGCTGGTGCGTGGCCCCGTGCCGAGCCCGCGGGCACGGGCTgtggcagcaacagcagctcctgtgaTGAGCGGGAGATTTCAGCCTCCAAAACATGGCTGTGAGTCAGGAGCCGCCTTCCCACCAGTTTTTGGGTGGTCTGGGACAAGCTGGGACAGGCGCCGGCTCTCCAGGCTCCCTGGCAGTGTGTGGAAGCCCCGGGGCTGGCAGCCCTGTCCCGGCATTCCAGGGGATCTCTGCCCCACAGTGCCTCTGCCAGCACCcccctgggatttggggcttCCTTGGATGCcggcagcctggcaggggtcTGTCCTCTactgggtgtccccagggccactAGTGACCGCAGCTTGTGTCCCCTGACCCTGTGCAaggccctgcagcagccacagggtgCCAGCAATTTGCAGATAAAACAAACAGCCAGAAGCAGGGAATGTCTGAGTCTGTTCTCCGAGACGACGCCGGGCAGAGCCACACGTGTCTCAGCTGAGACCCATCAGCAGCTCGGCACATGTCCCCTGGCCACTGTGGGCACCCAGCTGCCACGGGGTGAGCGCCCGTCTGTGGGTGGGGAGGTGGGTGAGGCTCCCGACGGATCCCTGtgggctctgccagcacagctgggagccCGCCTGACCCCGGGGGGTGTCTGTGGTTCCCCTGTTTGGGGGGTCCCAtagagcagcaggaagggtgTGGTGTGGGACgggatggaacaagatgaggcgggatgggatgagatgggatggaatgggatgggatggggagcCCCACCCCTGGCGGGAAGGCAGTTGGGGTGGCAGCACCTGGCTGCAGATCCTGGCTTCTCTGGGGCAGGGCCTGGTCCTGAGTGGGGGCCACattccccttcttcctcctgcacCCCCTGCTCCATCTGCCCACACCCGGGACAAGTCAGGGGGAccagagcacagagggaagcagtgggatggggatttattgaagaaggaaaatgttgctGCCACAAGAGGCTGCGTGAGGTGCTGGGCCTTCTGCTACCACCTGGGGAGGACGTGACACCCCTCAACAGTGGGCAGAGTCCTGGGTCAAGGAGTCCTGAGCATCAGCTCCCAGGCCCCACCAGAGCTGGATGATGTGGGAGTTCTGgcccttttctcccctcttgGGAGACATCtcagcccctctccccacagcccGCCCCCAGGACCCCCTCCCAGCCATGTTAGGGCTTCGGTCTCCCCTTCTGGGGCCCTCGCACGGTGCGATGCACCCAGCCAATGTAGTTGGAGATCTTGGTGTAGATGTCGGGGAACCGGCGGTCCCCACATCTCTTCCCAGAGAATGAGACGATGCCGTAAACCTTTTTCTTGAAGATCAGGGGTCCCCCGGAGTCACCCTGCAAAATGAGGAGGTTGGAGGGAGACTAGTGGGTCTCCCCGTGGGGGGCAGTGGGGCCCGGGCCGGGGGTGCACTCACGGTGCAGACGCCCTGCAGGGTGGCGTTGCGGCTGGCCCCACACAGCATGTTGGCCGAGACCTTGCCCCTCCACAGTGTCCGGCACAGGCTCCGCTTGACGATGGTGGTGTTGGTCTCCATCAGCTCAGCGGGCTGGTTGCCGTAGTTGGAGAtgtccccccagcccaccaCGCAGCAGACGGTGCCAGGCTTCAGGTCGACGTGTGGTGAAGGCAGACGGATCCGCTTCACATACTCGTTCAGTGTGGCCGACCTGTTCAGCTGGGTGGGTGGACGGGGCACGGACGGCTTTGCTGCTGGGCAGAGCCCTCCAGCTGTTCCTGCCTGGGACCCTCTCCACCCCATAGCCTGCCTGCCCCAGCTGACCCGTCCTGCTGATCCCCCCCAGCCTCTTCAGAGGCTGGGCCCCCCCGCCAGTCCTTCTGCACTGGTCCCAGTCTGCTCTAAAGACTGGCTGCTTGGGAGTCACTGACCCGGACAGAGTCAGTGTCCTTGGTGCCTCCATCGCACCCACAGCACGGTCTGTCTTCTCCAGAGAAGCACTGACATCTAGTGTCGGCTCGGCCCCGCGTGGGCACCCCACCTCCCTCCCGTGTCCCGGGCCATGGGGCACTCCCTGCCTGGCGCTGGGTGCCCAGTGGCGGGACAGTGGCACACCAGTCTCACCCGGAGCAGGCGGATGTCGTTGTCCACGGCGCGGGGGTTGTAGCGCGGGTGGGCGATGGACTCAACCACGCTGAAGACCTGCTGGGACGCCTCGGGCTCCTCCAGTCGGTGGGCGCCCAGCACCACACGCACCgaggggctgctcctgcagccagggggGGCCtgagcaggtgctgctgaggctgggggccatcggggagggggggagggcCAGGGGGGCTCGAGggggagcagaggtgggaggGGGCAGCTCCAGGACTGTGTAACCCCCTGGACAGGGGTATCAGTTAGAAGGGGTCACACGATGTTCAGGGGCGACAAGGCTCACCTGGGAATGAGGCAGTGGGCAGCTGTCATCACCCACTTGGGCCACACAAGAAAGCCCCCGCAGACGTGCTCCCCGTCCATCTGGATGGAGGCGATGAAGGGCCGGGAGTGGGgcactgctgcctttccccCGATGATCCGGCTCCCCTGGGTGCCTGGCGGGTGCAGGTGATCATTGGCCTCCTCAGTGCCACGGGGcctccatctcccaccctgGGGACCTGTACCACGGCCCCAGCTCTCCCATtacctgctgggagcaggatggaaCCTCCCAGGCTGAGGATGAAGAGCCCAGCCATGACCatggcagtgcagagcaggcCACTGTCAccactgctggggctgctcgGGGTGGGGGTGCTTAAATCCCTCCGGGGGCTGAGCCTCGGGGTGCCAGCGGGTatctccctcctgcttcctcttTCTGGGTGTTACTGCTTTGTGCAATTCAGGGGGTGGGgggccctggcactgccatgcAGCTTCCCCCAGGGTAGGagaaggagagcagagcagcttccCAGTTCTGACTCCTCTTGTGCCTTGAGCTAACTGGGATGAAACCTCTCccttggcagggaggtgggagcagcaggaccccAGGACACCTCCCAGGACAtggcagcatccctggggctgctgtgggtcACACAGGGACTGTGCTGTGCTCCCACTCAACGCCTCTTTTGGCTTCTCCAGagccctgctggctctgggatgATGTtgtgggcagaggggcagtTTCTTCCCCCTGTTCTGCATTGCCTTGGAATGCAAAAAGGGGTGCAGGGGATGTGAGATaccaggctgggggtgcatgCTGACACTCGCTGCAGAGCCAGGCTTGCTCCAGGGCCAGGTGCAAAGCTCTCCCCGAGCAGTGGGCAGATTTCCCAACGGAGGGTGGCTCAGGGCCTCCTGTGGCAGTTTGCCCGTGGCGGCCGTTGGGTTGGGAAATGGGGGAGCAGAAAGGGGGGAGCAAAGAGGTGGCGGTGCCTGGGGTGGGGCAGGATTGAGGGGCTGCATTCACAGGAGGGGCTGCATTCATGGAGACGCTGCGAATGCAACTCCTCCAACCTGTCCCGCACCGGGCATTGCACAGTCGGCACTCGCCTCGGgaccctcagcagcagccacagccccggCGATGCCGGCGCGCCCCGAGGCCGGGTGATGGGCGGCGGCAGTGGCGGGGCGCGCCCGGCAGACGGAGCTGTGCGGGAGGGAGGCGGGAGCACCGGCGCGGTCCCGACATCCCTGCGCATCCCGCAGCCCCGCCGGGGATGCCGCCGCCCGCCGGGCCCTGAGCGCCGGGACGCCGGCGGacgccggccccgctccgccgcccccCACCCTCGCCGGAGCCGTCACCGGGACCATGGAGTGAGTACCGGAGCCGCGCCGGGACCGCGGCACCGAGCCAgggcccccccgggccccgccggccG from the Chiroxiphia lanceolata isolate bChiLan1 chromosome 27, bChiLan1.pri, whole genome shotgun sequence genome contains:
- the PRSS57 gene encoding serine protease 57, with the protein product MVMAGLFILSLGGSILLPAGTQGSRIIGGKAAVPHSRPFIASIQMDGEHVCGGFLVWPKWVMTAAHCLIPRSSPSVRVVLGAHRLEEPEASQQVFSVVESIAHPRYNPRAVDNDIRLLRLNRSATLNEYVKRIRLPSPHVDLKPGTVCCVVGWGDISNYGNQPAELMETNTTIVKRSLCRTLWRGKVSANMLCGASRNATLQGVCTGDSGGPLIFKKKVYGIVSFSGKRCGDRRFPDIYTKISNYIGWVHRTVRGPQKGRPKP